From the genome of Monomorium pharaonis isolate MP-MQ-018 chromosome 1, ASM1337386v2, whole genome shotgun sequence:
TCATATCCGTCCATGCTGATAGCGCTGCATTTAATTTCTGGACGTAGACGAGGATCACAAAAATTCAGGATCATTTTTTGTAGATCGTTAACGACTGTGactgcaatattaaaaaacgcaCATTTGTGtgataatatcaattattatgtGACCTCGACACAATTGTACACATTGAGCAAAGAATCATATGtgaggcctgttctttttagctgcactgttgcactggtgcaataagttagaatgagaaaaaatatatttgtcttactttaacttattgcaccagtgcatcagtgcagctaaaaagaacaggcttATAACTGTCTTCTGTGATTCtttaggccggatctacaataggtgtagtaagtcttgggctacattccaaaacgtcctttccgagaaaaattttactcgatgtAATATAGAATACGTTACGTGTACTATAtatttcgagtaaaattttcctcggaaagGACGTATTGGAATGTAGCCTTGAGCCATAAGGcttaggccggatctacaataggtgtagtaagccttatgccataaaaaattgaccaattataatcgaatatgagaagaataatcgaatataattggttaattccttatggcataaggcttactacactgGGTGCGTTCGgagagacgctattagcgctatcagcatcagtttatctttgttctacttttaggcccggttccacaactcacggttaaattaactggccgattattccattggaattgaccaatcgtatttgttaattttgcttaacgacaaatacgattggtcaattccaatggaataatcggccagttaatttaaccgtgagttgtgaaACCGGGccttaatgagtaatgaagatagactaatgctggtagcgctaatagcgtctccccgaacgcacccactattgtagatccgggctaagggccgatttcaccaacttcggttaccttaaccggctggttattccattggaattgaccaatcgcatttgttaattttgcttaatgacaaatacgattggtcaattccaatggaataaccggCCGGTTAAGGTAACCGGAGTTGGTGAAATCGGTCCTAAGAGCCGATTTTATCAACTCCAATTACCTTAAGGCCGGCTCCCCATGGGCTCGGAAAACGGAgtcggaacgagcggatcaccaatcacgggATCTTTCTGATAGAACCCTTTTACTAATTCCGTCAAAACGATCCCgttgattggtgatccgctcgttccgatTCCGTTTTCCGAGCCCATGGGGAGCCGGCCTAACctatggtttgttcgcgtcgccatgctccgatatgctcctactcactccaacgcttctaataggttggcgtcatcgaaatcaacgtattggagtgcgttggggtgaatagaagcatgttggggcatgtgacgcgaacaaaccaagTATCTCTAGCCTAACCGAccggttattccattggaattgaccaatcgtatttgtcattaagcaaaattaacaaatgcgaaTAATGTTATTACTACAATACATTctgttacaattaaaatgcaatatatctGCCAAAGTAAAAAtccaataatttaatcaacttttatatatttactgttCTGTTTTATGAGAAATTCCTCCTCGATTTCTGCTAACACCGCTGCAGtaacaaagtttttaaataaatgaaattgtgCATGAAAATAGACGTCGAATTCTTCAAAATATGATAGTCTCCTTATAATTTTGGGACGttgataaattttgtttcgtaatCTTTATCttctaatgaaaataatatatattctaacgcaacattttaataaataattaaaataattcttttttgtaaaacatttaataaatcacgATAACTCCAAAAACCTGGATgataatttttcacaattaatGCACTATTAATTtcggttaggttaggttagattCATTAAACGCCCAAGATTTGGCGTTTAACTTTGACTGTAGAAAATCAACGTTAACTGACGAAGTTTAGTGCAGTTATGGAATAgagcatttttataaaaacaggTTTAACGACTTAAACTCTGTTTAAAGTAAGTTGTGGAACCAGGCCTATAAGTTAggataagataaatattttttttcattctaatTTAAGTATTGCACTAGTAGTCTagtacagcagtgcagcgacaaGAACAGGTCTATATGACCGCTTTCTTTGGTGGCCTTTGGAACCTCTGGCTTCTGGGCTCCTCTCTCTGCTATTATTTACAAGTTTAAAGCGTGGTACTGTGTCCCTTTTGGGACGGAAATCCATTGGCCGAAGGAAGAAGGATTTACAATTAAGTAGGTATACGTTCATGAGTaaatctgttaaatttttgctgttaaatattcaaaagattttctaaacagtatgtaaattgtatgtaattatattataaaattcgatattaaataaaaaatttattaaaaaattttagtaaaaagtgtttacatattttaaaattatttttgtttttagaaaataaacgATTATAAACAATTGATTATGCAATTACGCAATACGTAGTCATGTCTGTTACATGTGAACTACCAGAGAACCTGTGTGTAAAGTGTAAACGCGATGTGAAAGCAGATTGACGCAACAGAAGAAAAAACGTCAATATGGGCCGCAAGATACCAGGCAAGAAGCATCGAGGTATCAAGGATCCCGAGCAGCAGCGTATCAAGCGTCTAACTAAGTGAGTTGTCAATCAAATTCGAGCTTGAGCGATCAAATTTAGGTGATAATTCTGAGCTGGCAACGGATTTTAGGTTAGAGTTACGCACGAATACTGCGCCAAAAAACGAGGATGAGCAGGCAATTCCGAAGAGCTTGGAGCGCGTAATTAAGTTAAAGGAAGCTGCAAAGTCTAATGGTGGCATTTTGAAGAAGAAGCAGAGGAAAAAAGATGGACTTATTTGCGTAGGGTTACAACATCGTAGACCAAATTGTCCAAAAACAAAGCTAGAAAAGATTGTACCTGTATTTCAGCAGCGACCAGGCGAATCTGGTAAACAGTTTATGCACAGAGTATCTAAAGATACGTATGATTTTCTTAAAGAAGtagcatttgaaaaaaagtatgGTGTTCGAATTGAACGGGATTCAGATACTGGTAAAATTCAaggtttaataaaatgtaaaccTGAAAAGGATGATGTAGAAGCATTACAAATCAAGCATAagaatcttaataaaaaaagaaagacagCCAAAGATTCCATAACTTTAAGGGAATTCTCGACAAAAAATGATAAgcgaaaattgaaattacgtgtgaagaaagaaaagaagctGGCAAGAAGCTATGATGAATTTGAAAAGTTGCAAGACAAAGTTGTCTTTGGTGAAGTTGCTGATGAGCCTcctaaattgaaaataaagtcGAAAGAAATGAATGAGACTAGAAAAccaaagaatttattattgaattcaTTATTGGAAGATTCTAAAGTTTTTTTCGGTACTAAAGTGATTAAGCGATCTAGAAAAAGGAAATACTTGCCTGAAATGGAAAGGAGAAGACTAGAAAAACAACAGAGCGAAGCTGTTGCAGCCTATAAACAATTGAAGTCTCAGCGATCTGTTAATAGAAGCTGTTAGGGTATgtttaaaatgcataaaaacaaGTTGTGCttcaataaagtatatatttgatttttctttttcaaaatgattttattaatcttattatgtGATGATTGTATGTCAAGAATGCAAGTTGAATGTGGAAATTAActcttgtaataaaattaaattttttttttgtgaaattgGATGTTCTAAAGCtatttacactttttaattttttttttgtatgtgtGAAAGGTTGCAAACATTTTATAGACTCCagatttcttattaaaaatgggaccaataaaattcttataattttgatacatttaACCTGTAGTCCAGACAAAGGGCTCAAGCCTCTCTTCTACTGGTAATAGATTATTGAGTGTTTCGAGACTCTCGAGAGTTTGATTTAAAAGCGAGTGACATCTAGTGAGTTGACGGCTGAGCTCGTGTACTTTGTTCATCTGTTCTGCAAATCTAGCAAATCTCTTCTGTCGGTCTATAGCGAGATTCAGCACTTTGCCAAATTCCACTTCCATACTGATACATAAGGTGGCTTGCTCTGCTGCTATTATCTGTGCATTTGTATTGAGATGATGTTGATAACGCGCACACAGGTTGAACAGACCAACAGGATCAAGTCGCTCCAGGATTTCGGGATCTCGTACACCGGGTGGCAGATTCAATGTGCCACGCATGATAGGCAAGAACATTGGAATGCTCTGTAGTTTCACTATGTCAGGGTCCTTGTCTGCTGTAGGGTCTATTTGAGCTGGTTTTACCACTACGATGTTGTGTACCTTGTCTGATGTATTAATCTTCCTGTGACTTTTAACATGAGTtggaaaaagattaaattaataatattcaatatgaAAATACAATCTTTTGGAAATGTagatttttatactaaaatattttgatggagtaaaaattatataataaaatattacatgccACATTAAAATACCTGTCCACTCATTACTATCTCAGATTGTGATGTTAAAAGTgacaaaatacataataaaaattcttacaaagtttattcataaattataacaaaaatatttttcaatgaaaCATTTGCAGTCAAAAGAATAGATTTAGATATACTGAAACTAAACTCATTTTGTCTCGggaagaaatttaaatcattcatttattatatacagatttaaaaattattggatgttatattttaagaattgattCTTTAGAAAACATTGAGATGAAAATCCTAATACGTAAATTTCGAAGTTACAATAGTTCTTAAATTGTTAGCGGCTAATGTTTACGAATCGTGGGAAAACACATTTCATGCAATAATTATGACAAGTGATAAAATGCTATCATGAATTGTGCAGGCCCCTTTTTGATATATTGAGATTTTCATacaaatatgcaatattattttcattaaaaaatcatttctgcttttatacaaaatttgtacATTACATCATGCGTCAACATTTCTCATGCACAAAAATACACATGTCCAtgaaagtaagaataaaatttaatgaattagaGATAATGTccaataaattgatataactatttaaatatcaatataattttgtaaatattactaaCTTTTTaaggtttaatttaatttgtcgtTTTCCATATgtcaaatacaaaatacacacaattcatatacaataaaacaaataattaaatattttttaataattaaaaaccaataaattaataaaataagatttttctctattaatctcaatttttatttttttaacaaaaagttaatatgtatcaatattgttattttttatttttaatacaattttgctTTAGAAATACAGATTACACATTAATATCTGTGAGGtggaatttattgaaattttgaaaagcaaATAAgcatagattttttatttgtaatcttATTTTGACAGCTCGCACATGTAAGAGTTATTCTTATTTTGACAATCATCGTAGCtgtaatcataatttatttcatttttggtTACATATAGTTTCCCATATAGTACAGACTTCTAAGGCCCAGTTCCTCAACTTAGTTTAAAACtggattttaattaactatgtacagtaaaaaaattgttttatgtaacaaatttaTCTATTAGACATGTGGTTAGTTGAACTCTGGTTAAATTAAGTTGTGGGACTGGATCTTAGAGATGTTCTAAAGACGTTTCTAGTTTAAATCCCTAGTTTatgtttcttaaataatttgtgcTTTATGGGTCATTtctagatatatatttatttgttaatgaaACAAAATGAGTTTTtggtatatttttttctgtcaaatgttttattattgaaacatattttaatacatttcacaaaaatttttattacatattttcttgCTTCTAACAGAATTAATCTAGAGATAATAATGGTGAGTGAACAGAagtcttaaataatataataaaaaattttatttatgcatatatttatgaatataaaaaaataaaattataagaacagCTTGTTATTTGATATACTTTGAAGAATATAActgtttttatatgtattttttattctgttagAAATATTTGGAAGAGCtgatatttcatatataaaaattcatcatTCATTATATGTAACAAGTGTAATACTTACTTGTGATTTGTTGTGCTTGGACTATTTTTGCGTCTTGAGATTTCACCAGCTCCAATACTTTTTCCTCTATAGAGTTGTGATTGTTTGTTTGTCATTTTTGGTGAATCTCCGATAGGTCGATTCACTGTGTAAGAAATATATGGAAGGTCGGAATCAGAACAAATGCTGGCGCCAGGACTGGTACACCTTGGTGGAGTATCTTCTGGCATTCTTTCACGATTTGGAACACTTTTACCACGTCTGAGTTGACTTGTCCTTGATTTTCCATTATTGGCATTTTGGTTAGTACTTTGAGAGCTTTGCTCAGAGCCCATTTTCAGATTTTCTGAAGCTTATGGAATTTTGGGAAATAGAAATATctgaagaatataaaattatgtactttAATCATATCACAGAATACTACATTTTACGATATCCAATGTTCTTTTATCATCTTTGTGAATCAGGAGCTTCGTGATTTATGCTGAAATCTATgaaaattcaagaaattaGTACAAAAcacttttgcaaaatttatagaatatttgatgtatttaataaattgaaaagcatatatatcaaatagaaATGCATTTCCAAGCAATTTTTGCAAGTTTTTGCGAAAGTatcgataatattttaatactgtttATGTCTTATCATAACCCgtcatttttatatcaatagatGGAAGTTAATCAAAGATTACATGAATacactatataaaattattattcccattttatactaattttgttttttttgctattatgtaatatttttatcaatgttttaatttatgagcgtttacatatgtattgtttatgcatttaaataacttattcCATATTTTATGATCGATTTGTCTACTGAATGACTGAATTACTTCGAACGTCATTAATGTCACCCTTTTGAACATTaactatgtaaaaatatagtgAGCAGGGTTGCTCATATTAGAGTAATGCTAAAACTCCATGTCTGCGGTGAGCTCCGGCAAACGCATTCGGTGACCAATCAGCAATCAGGCGCAGGTCGGGTTCCGGCAAGTCACAGCAAGCGTTTGAATTCTGATTGGTCACCGCGTGCGTTTGCCGGAGCTCACCGCAGACATGGAGTTTTAGCATAATGCTAaaggtctgttcgcgtcacatgccccaacatgctcctattcaccccaacgcactccaatacgttgattccga
Proteins encoded in this window:
- the LOC105833257 gene encoding coiled-coil domain-containing protein 137, encoding MGRKIPGKKHRGIKDPEQQRIKRLTKLELRTNTAPKNEDEQAIPKSLERVIKLKEAAKSNGGILKKKQRKKDGLICVGLQHRRPNCPKTKLEKIVPVFQQRPGESGKQFMHRVSKDTYDFLKEVAFEKKYGVRIERDSDTGKIQGLIKCKPEKDDVEALQIKHKNLNKKRKTAKDSITLREFSTKNDKRKLKLRVKKEKKLARSYDEFEKLQDKVVFGEVADEPPKLKIKSKEMNETRKPKNLLLNSLLEDSKVFFGTKVIKRSRKRKYLPEMERRRLEKQQSEAVAAYKQLKSQRSVNRSC
- the LOC105833270 gene encoding BLOC-1-related complex subunit 5, which encodes MGSEQSSQSTNQNANNGKSRTSQLRRGKSVPNRERMPEDTPPRCTSPGASICSDSDLPYISYTVNRPIGDSPKMTNKQSQLYRGKSIGAGEISRRKNSPSTTNHNHRKINTSDKVHNIVVVKPAQIDPTADKDPDIVKLQSIPMFLPIMRGTLNLPPGVRDPEILERLDPVGLFNLCARYQHHLNTNAQIIAAEQATLCISMEVEFGKVLNLAIDRQKRFARFAEQMNKVHELSRQLTRCHSLLNQTLESLETLNNLLPVEERLEPFVWTTG